Proteins encoded in a region of the Burkholderiales bacterium genome:
- a CDS encoding tripartite tricarboxylate transporter substrate binding protein: protein MLRPLVLLAAALALPAQSQEFPTKPVRIVSPFAPGGATDTLGRALAPQLGKSLGQNVIVENRPGASTVIGTEATFRAPADGHTILVISPSFTTNPFVRKLPYDSVKDFTGVTKLAGTAMLIAAHPSVPAKNIKELVALARAKPGMLTYATASVLGSQRMAGELFKNAAKVDITHVPYNGGAPATLAAVGGHVTLLVSNVIEIAPNVKAGRLRALGVTTIKRSDLLPDVPTIAEQGYPGFDAGNWFGMVVRSTTPKAIVDRLNAEIVRAVDVAEVRDPLVSHGLTPSPMKPEAFTAFVRSEMERNGKILKALNLKVE, encoded by the coding sequence ATGTTGCGCCCGCTGGTGCTGCTCGCCGCGGCGCTGGCACTACCCGCTCAATCGCAGGAATTCCCGACCAAGCCGGTCCGCATCGTCTCGCCGTTCGCGCCCGGCGGCGCGACCGACACGCTGGGACGCGCGCTCGCGCCGCAGCTCGGCAAGTCGCTCGGCCAGAACGTGATCGTGGAGAACCGTCCCGGCGCGAGCACGGTGATCGGCACCGAAGCGACGTTCCGCGCGCCCGCCGACGGCCACACGATCCTGGTCATCTCGCCGAGCTTCACGACCAACCCCTTCGTGCGCAAGCTTCCTTACGATTCGGTGAAGGACTTCACCGGCGTCACCAAGCTCGCAGGAACCGCGATGCTGATCGCCGCGCATCCTTCGGTGCCCGCGAAAAACATCAAGGAGCTCGTCGCGCTCGCACGCGCGAAGCCGGGGATGCTCACCTACGCGACGGCGAGCGTGCTCGGCAGCCAGCGCATGGCGGGCGAGCTCTTCAAGAACGCCGCCAAGGTAGACATCACTCACGTGCCGTACAACGGCGGCGCGCCGGCCACGCTCGCGGCGGTCGGGGGCCACGTGACGCTGCTGGTCTCGAACGTGATCGAGATCGCACCCAACGTCAAAGCCGGAAGGCTGCGCGCGCTGGGCGTGACGACGATCAAGCGCTCCGACCTGCTCCCCGACGTGCCGACGATCGCCGAGCAGGGCTATCCGGGATTCGACGCGGGCAACTGGTTCGGCATGGTCGTGCGCTCGACCACCCCCAAGGCGATCGTCGACCGGCTCAATGCCGAGATCGTGCGCGCCGTCGACGTTGCCGAAGTGCGCGACCCGCTCGTCAGCCACGGCCTCACGCCCTCGCCCATGAAGCCCGAGGCGTTCACCGCCTTCGTCCGCAGCGAGATGGAGCGGAACGGGAAGATACTGAAGGCGCTGAATCTCAAAGTGGAGTAG
- a CDS encoding tripartite tricarboxylate transporter substrate binding protein: protein MDRGACALLILLASVPPAAAQPPSTGSGQGFPTKPIRLIVGPGSDLVARLVGSRLTPMWGQQIVVDARPGAGGAIALETVAKANPDGYTWLLSTAVYTIHAALYEKPAADLGRDFAPVTNLASASFFLLVHPSVPAKSVHELIELARAKPGQLNYASAGVGTPPHLAAEMFKSMAKIGIVHVPYKSVAIGMTDLLAGQVQLTFQFAPTVLPHMKAGRLRALGVSSLRRYVLAPDVPTLSESGLAGFEVIGWNGVHVPKGTPAAVVAKMNADIRQVLKLPDVQERLLASGLDEAGAPVEDFAAFVKRDIARFSKVIKEAGIRPE from the coding sequence ATGGACCGCGGTGCGTGTGCGTTGCTCATCCTGCTCGCGAGCGTGCCGCCGGCCGCCGCGCAGCCCCCTTCGACAGGCTCAGGACAGGGTTTCCCGACCAAGCCGATCCGCCTCATCGTCGGTCCCGGCTCGGATCTCGTCGCGCGCCTCGTCGGCTCCAGGCTCACGCCGATGTGGGGCCAGCAGATCGTCGTCGACGCGCGGCCCGGCGCCGGCGGCGCGATCGCGCTGGAGACCGTCGCGAAAGCGAATCCCGACGGCTACACGTGGCTGCTCAGCACCGCGGTCTACACCATACACGCCGCGCTCTACGAGAAGCCCGCCGCCGATCTCGGCCGCGATTTCGCGCCGGTGACGAATCTCGCCTCCGCGAGCTTCTTCCTGCTGGTGCATCCTTCGGTTCCGGCGAAGTCGGTGCACGAGCTGATCGAGCTCGCGCGCGCCAAGCCGGGACAGCTCAATTACGCGTCCGCCGGCGTGGGCACGCCGCCGCATCTCGCGGCGGAAATGTTCAAGAGCATGGCGAAGATCGGCATCGTTCACGTGCCGTACAAGAGCGTCGCGATCGGCATGACCGACCTCCTCGCCGGCCAGGTGCAGCTCACGTTTCAGTTCGCGCCGACCGTGCTGCCGCACATGAAAGCCGGCCGGCTGCGCGCGCTCGGGGTGAGCAGCCTCAGGCGCTATGTCCTCGCGCCCGATGTCCCGACCCTCTCGGAATCGGGCCTCGCCGGTTTCGAAGTGATCGGCTGGAACGGCGTGCACGTGCCGAAAGGCACGCCTGCCGCGGTCGTCGCGAAGATGAACGCCGACATCCGGCAGGTCCTGAAGCTGCCCGACGTCCAGGAGCGCCTGCTCGCGAGCGGGCTCGACGAGGCCGGGGCGCCCGTCGAGGACTTCGCGGCCTTCGTGAAGCGCGACATCGCGCGCTTCTCGAAGGTCATCAAAGAGGCCGGAATACGGCCTGAGTAA
- a CDS encoding carboxymuconolactone decarboxylase family protein, whose amino-acid sequence MRLPTLKYEELNPRQKESWDRHSKRRETVRGPYTVWMHDPDLMDKVSDVSNYFRFDCALPVKLREFGICVMSRYWDAQFAWNAHVDKAIAAGVPEQVIKDLAAGKRPSFTNEDERVFYDFSMEALTRHFVSDKTFKEARDMFGLKGVTDLIGAVGYFSMLSICLNSAEVDLQDVPPPFADVRGYKKVEG is encoded by the coding sequence ATGCGACTGCCCACCCTGAAATACGAAGAGCTGAACCCGCGCCAGAAGGAATCGTGGGATCGCCATTCGAAGCGCCGCGAGACCGTGCGCGGCCCGTACACCGTGTGGATGCACGATCCGGATCTCATGGACAAGGTGTCCGACGTCAGCAACTACTTCCGTTTCGACTGCGCGCTTCCGGTCAAGCTGCGCGAGTTCGGCATCTGCGTGATGTCGCGCTACTGGGATGCGCAGTTCGCGTGGAACGCGCACGTCGACAAGGCGATTGCGGCCGGCGTTCCCGAACAGGTGATCAAGGACCTCGCGGCGGGCAAGCGCCCGAGCTTCACCAACGAGGACGAGCGCGTCTTCTACGACTTCTCGATGGAAGCGCTGACCAGGCACTTCGTCAGCGACAAGACGTTCAAGGAGGCGCGCGACATGTTCGGCCTGAAAGGCGTGACCGACCTGATCGGCGCGGTCGGCTACTTCTCGATGCTGTCGATCTGCCTGAACAGCGCGGAGGTCGATCTTCAGGACGTGCCGCCGCCGTTCGCGGACGTGCGGGGCTACAAGAAGGTCGAGGGATAA
- a CDS encoding SDR family oxidoreductase, translating into MSTKHAVVAGASGFIGRRIAERLIDAGWNVTGLARNPPQRAERMRWVAVDLADPGDSLRGLRDVTHIFYAARYDHPVEGQTEDVATNAAMLVNLVEALESGALEHVHAVHGTKYYGHQLGPVPVPLTEDSPRASGNNYYFAQEDYLRERAKTSKWTYSTSRPHAFLDEDIDHSRSIGLVLSVYAAIQRELGLPFDYPGDPGGYDTLTQFTDLRLLARAIHWMAVEPRAANQSFNVVDGDTPRWSELWPRFAAWFGLDPGAPRKSSLPQYMADKAPVWDRVVAKHGLRKTDLHTLVLWSYGDYQLRPCWDVVSSMSLARSLGFEERLDSGDVLVRQFEHYRAEKIIP; encoded by the coding sequence ATGAGCACGAAGCACGCAGTCGTCGCCGGCGCTTCCGGCTTCATCGGCCGGCGCATCGCCGAGCGCCTGATCGACGCCGGCTGGAACGTGACCGGCCTTGCGCGCAATCCGCCGCAACGCGCGGAGCGCATGCGCTGGGTGGCGGTGGACCTTGCCGACCCGGGTGACAGCCTTCGCGGCCTGCGCGATGTCACACACATCTTCTACGCCGCGCGCTACGACCATCCGGTCGAAGGCCAGACCGAGGACGTCGCGACGAACGCCGCGATGCTCGTGAACCTCGTGGAAGCGCTCGAGAGCGGCGCGCTCGAGCACGTGCACGCGGTGCACGGCACCAAGTACTACGGCCATCAGCTCGGCCCGGTGCCGGTGCCGCTCACCGAGGATTCACCGCGCGCGAGCGGCAACAACTACTACTTCGCGCAGGAGGATTATCTGCGCGAGCGCGCCAAAACCTCGAAGTGGACGTACTCGACCTCGCGCCCGCACGCCTTCCTCGACGAAGACATCGACCACTCGCGCTCGATCGGCCTGGTGCTCTCGGTGTACGCCGCGATCCAGCGCGAGCTCGGCCTGCCCTTCGATTATCCCGGCGACCCCGGCGGCTACGACACGCTGACGCAGTTCACCGACCTGCGCCTGCTGGCGCGCGCCATCCACTGGATGGCCGTCGAGCCGCGCGCGGCGAACCAGTCGTTCAACGTCGTCGACGGCGACACGCCGCGCTGGTCGGAGCTGTGGCCGCGCTTCGCCGCATGGTTCGGCCTCGATCCGGGCGCGCCGCGCAAGTCGAGCCTGCCGCAGTACATGGCGGACAAGGCGCCGGTGTGGGATCGCGTCGTCGCGAAGCACGGCCTGCGCAAGACCGACCTGCACACGCTCGTGCTCTGGTCTTACGGCGACTACCAGTTGCGGCCGTGCTGGGACGTGGTCTCGTCGATGTCACTCGCGCGCTCGCTCGGCTTCGAGGAGCGGCTCGATTCGGGTGACGTGCTGGTGCGCCAGTTCGAGCACTACCGCGCGGAGAAGATCATTCCCTAG
- a CDS encoding SMP-30/gluconolactonase/LRE family protein yields MRTWLTSCTFALFTAIAAVPAFADDDFNRREAVQKFGTLPDGVRFPEGITANPANGDIVVGTLDFGPNRNKLVRFDRHGKVQAVRDFGSTPLLGLAFRSGKVYIANLGAGKVQRIAANFNAGTPIEDVAALPSIGAPLARLEGNPDGSSDSIVFGSNGAAAPNGLAFDSAGNLWVSDSFQGALFRINNAATCAPSCTATPISHDPLLATAGFPPFGANGLAFNADETLLFVANTGDDRVLKFSMASHALTVFAEGINGADGLVMDKQGRLWVAANQNDEIVALDANGRPTLRVGEFEGIRRDGTPDGLLFPASMVILGDEMFVTNLALPLTSAVGDEPEEDVTRWNVVRIKLPKHH; encoded by the coding sequence CACGTTTGCATTGTTCACCGCAATCGCCGCCGTTCCTGCCTTTGCCGACGATGACTTCAACCGCCGCGAAGCCGTCCAGAAGTTCGGCACGCTGCCCGACGGCGTGCGCTTTCCCGAAGGCATCACGGCCAACCCGGCCAACGGCGATATCGTCGTCGGCACGCTCGACTTCGGCCCCAATCGCAACAAGCTCGTGCGCTTCGACCGTCACGGCAAGGTGCAGGCGGTGCGCGATTTCGGCTCGACGCCGCTGCTCGGCCTCGCCTTCCGCTCGGGCAAGGTGTACATCGCCAACCTCGGCGCGGGCAAGGTCCAGCGTATCGCGGCGAATTTCAACGCGGGAACGCCGATCGAGGACGTCGCGGCGCTGCCCTCGATAGGCGCGCCGCTCGCGCGGCTCGAAGGCAATCCCGACGGCTCGTCCGACTCGATCGTCTTCGGCTCGAACGGCGCCGCCGCGCCCAACGGCCTCGCCTTCGACAGCGCGGGCAACCTCTGGGTTTCCGATTCGTTCCAGGGCGCGTTGTTCCGAATCAACAACGCCGCGACGTGCGCGCCGTCGTGCACCGCGACGCCGATCAGCCACGATCCGCTGCTCGCAACCGCGGGCTTCCCGCCGTTCGGCGCGAACGGCCTCGCGTTCAACGCCGACGAGACGCTGCTCTTCGTCGCGAACACCGGCGACGACCGCGTGCTCAAGTTCAGCATGGCCTCGCACGCGCTCACCGTGTTCGCCGAAGGCATCAACGGCGCGGACGGCCTGGTGATGGACAAGCAGGGACGCCTCTGGGTCGCGGCCAATCAGAACGACGAGATCGTCGCGCTCGACGCGAACGGACGCCCTACGCTGCGCGTCGGCGAGTTCGAAGGCATCCGCCGCGACGGCACGCCCGACGGTCTGCTCTTCCCCGCGAGCATGGTCATCCTCGGCGACGAAATGTTCGTCACCAATCTCGCGCTGCCGCTCACGAGCGCCGTGGGCGACGAGCCCGAGGAGGATGTGACGCGGTGGAATGTGGTTCGAATCAAGCTGCCGAAACACCACTAG
- a CDS encoding MFS transporter has protein sequence MNDPQRPAPKSADVSFAALRHPQFRAYFAVSALAMMADSIEHVISYWMIYAKFESQTLGGFAVISHWLPFLFFSVYAGALADRFDPRRLIQLGMLCFIAVSIGWGYFFVTDTLQMWHAAVLLVIHGFAGVLWGPASQLLIQDVVAPAQLPSAVRLAATARWLGLLLGPAIGSGIMLGVGPSAGIFVNVLFYLPLLLWLWKAPYVRKAVRGVAVRGVSDIVTTMRAIAGNRTIVSMTLLAGGASLFVGNAYQAQMPEFAQHLGHGDAGAAYGMLLAADAAGALIAGFALESRGFLQPKPRTAFVLAMLWCCAIAGFAVASSYPLALSLLCVAGFLQLAFAAMGQTLVQIHAPAEIRGRVIGLYAMSSLGLRAFSGVTVGILGAAIGIHWSLALSALALLALTAFLLGFTLKPRAH, from the coding sequence TTGAACGACCCGCAGCGCCCGGCCCCGAAATCCGCCGACGTCTCGTTCGCCGCGCTCCGCCATCCGCAGTTCCGCGCGTACTTCGCCGTGTCGGCGCTGGCGATGATGGCCGACAGCATCGAGCACGTCATCAGCTACTGGATGATTTACGCCAAGTTCGAGTCGCAGACGCTGGGCGGCTTCGCGGTCATCTCGCACTGGCTGCCGTTTCTGTTCTTCTCGGTCTACGCGGGGGCGCTCGCCGACCGCTTCGATCCGCGGCGGCTCATCCAGCTGGGCATGCTGTGCTTCATCGCGGTATCGATCGGCTGGGGGTATTTCTTCGTCACCGACACGCTCCAGATGTGGCATGCGGCGGTGCTGCTCGTCATCCACGGCTTCGCGGGCGTGCTGTGGGGACCCGCGAGCCAGCTCCTCATACAGGACGTGGTCGCGCCGGCGCAGCTGCCCAGCGCGGTGCGGCTGGCCGCGACCGCGCGCTGGCTGGGGCTGCTGCTCGGGCCTGCGATCGGCAGCGGCATCATGCTCGGCGTAGGGCCGTCGGCGGGCATCTTCGTCAACGTGCTGTTCTACCTGCCGCTGCTGCTGTGGCTGTGGAAAGCGCCTTACGTGCGCAAGGCGGTGCGCGGCGTCGCGGTGCGCGGCGTGTCCGACATCGTGACGACGATGCGCGCGATCGCGGGCAACCGCACCATCGTGTCGATGACGCTGCTCGCGGGCGGCGCTTCGCTTTTCGTCGGCAACGCCTACCAGGCGCAGATGCCCGAGTTCGCACAGCACCTCGGCCACGGCGACGCCGGAGCGGCTTACGGCATGCTGCTCGCCGCCGATGCGGCCGGCGCGCTCATCGCGGGCTTCGCGCTCGAGAGCCGCGGCTTTCTCCAGCCCAAGCCGCGGACCGCTTTCGTGCTGGCGATGCTGTGGTGTTGCGCGATCGCGGGGTTTGCGGTCGCGAGCAGCTATCCGCTCGCGCTCTCGCTGCTGTGCGTCGCCGGGTTTCTGCAGCTGGCGTTCGCGGCGATGGGCCAGACGCTGGTGCAGATCCACGCGCCGGCGGAGATCCGCGGCCGGGTCATCGGTCTGTACGCGATGTCGAGCCTGGGGCTGCGTGCTTTTTCGGGGGTCACCGTCGGCATCCTCGGCGCCGCCATCGGCATCCACTGGTCGCTCGCGCTGTCCGCGCTGGCGCTGCTCGCGCTGACGGCTTTCCTGCTCGGATTCACGCTCAAGCCACGCGCGCATTGA
- a CDS encoding DUF1080 domain-containing protein: MKNAIRVAAVLFLATVLGACAYGLRSGWQTLFDGKNLDHWTQVGGANWRLVDGVVQADKANAKGSGFLLSKESYKDFDLRVEFWVSDDANSGIYMRCADRNKITDRSCYEANIFDQRPDPSYGTGAIVHRAMVKPMPKAGGKWNVYEISAIGPDVTVKLNGVVTVHMRDTELPAGPIALQWGAGTVKFRKVEIQPL; the protein is encoded by the coding sequence ATGAAGAACGCCATACGCGTCGCCGCCGTGCTGTTCCTCGCAACCGTGCTGGGCGCCTGCGCCTACGGGCTGCGCAGCGGCTGGCAGACGCTGTTCGACGGGAAGAATCTCGATCACTGGACGCAGGTCGGCGGCGCCAACTGGCGGCTCGTCGACGGCGTGGTGCAGGCCGACAAGGCGAATGCGAAGGGCAGCGGGTTCCTGCTGTCGAAGGAGTCGTACAAGGACTTCGACCTGCGCGTCGAGTTCTGGGTGAGCGACGACGCCAACAGCGGCATCTACATGCGCTGCGCCGACCGCAACAAGATCACCGACCGCAGCTGCTACGAAGCCAACATCTTCGACCAGCGCCCCGACCCCTCGTACGGCACCGGCGCAATCGTCCACCGCGCGATGGTGAAGCCGATGCCCAAGGCCGGCGGCAAGTGGAACGTCTACGAGATCAGCGCCATCGGCCCCGACGTCACGGTGAAGCTCAACGGCGTGGTCACGGTGCACATGCGCGACACCGAGCTTCCGGCCGGGCCGATCGCGCTGCAGTGGGGCGCGGGGACGGTGAAGTTTCGGAAGGTCGAGATACAACCGCTGTAA
- the apaG gene encoding Co2+/Mg2+ efflux protein ApaG, whose amino-acid sequence MADAKHAVDVSARVTYLADQSDVEANRYVFAYTITITNLGTVAARLISRHWIITDSSDVVQEVRGDGVVGEQPLLQPRQSFTYTSGAAIATPAGTMRGSYHMRAADGVEFDAPIPEFTLAMPRTLH is encoded by the coding sequence ATGGCAGACGCCAAACACGCCGTCGATGTCTCGGCCAGGGTTACGTACCTCGCCGACCAGTCCGACGTCGAAGCAAACCGCTACGTGTTCGCGTACACGATCACGATCACCAATCTCGGGACCGTCGCGGCGAGGCTCATCAGCCGCCACTGGATCATCACCGACTCGAGCGACGTCGTGCAGGAGGTCAGGGGCGACGGCGTGGTCGGCGAGCAGCCGCTGCTCCAGCCGCGGCAGTCGTTCACGTACACCAGCGGCGCGGCCATCGCGACGCCGGCGGGAACGATGCGCGGCAGCTACCACATGCGCGCGGCGGACGGCGTGGAGTTCGATGCCCCCATTCCCGAATTCACGCTGGCGATGCCGCGGACCCTGCACTGA
- a CDS encoding ABC transporter ATP-binding protein/permease yields the protein MERRLSISSRKFLGQVWQLAAPYWRSEEKGTAWLLLGTIVAMTLGIVYLLVLLNEWNREFYNTLETKNAEDFYVLMLRFSFLAAVYIALSIYRTYLQQMLEMRWRIWLTKQYLSEWLGHRVYYRLELDHLGTDNPDQRIAEDLRAFTGGTLLLTLGLLRETVTVVSFVAILWTISGPLSFMLGGTEITIPGYMVWAALLYAIAGSVATYYVGRPLIPLNFQQERFEADFRFNLVRMREYAEGVALYRGEETEHRGHLGRLERIRQNWWALMYYTKRLGALTIGYAQAAVVFPYFVAGGRFFSGAITLGGLMQIANSFGQVQSSLSWFVDSYTTLAGWKASVDRLLTFHHAVEIARSEAMTHASERTNVPAGSALEADIESLALPAKDGVPGRVILSGEWLALKPGEKVVLTGPSGSGKSTLFRMLAGIWPFGTSRVKVPEGAKLLFLPQKPYIPIGSLRAAVTYPAASGVFSDEDVRDALNAVALGALADKLDEERNWSLTLSGGEQQRLAIARALLQQPDWLFLDEATSALDDASERAIYELVRERLPRAAIVSIAHRPTVAEYHDRKLALVPYGERMALSGV from the coding sequence ATGGAACGCAGACTTTCGATCTCCTCACGCAAATTCCTCGGCCAGGTCTGGCAGCTCGCCGCGCCGTACTGGCGCTCGGAGGAGAAGGGTACCGCGTGGCTGCTGCTCGGCACGATCGTCGCCATGACGCTCGGCATCGTCTACCTGCTGGTGCTGCTCAACGAGTGGAACCGCGAGTTCTACAACACGCTCGAGACCAAGAATGCCGAGGATTTCTACGTGCTGATGCTGCGCTTCAGCTTCCTCGCCGCGGTGTACATCGCGCTGTCGATCTATCGCACGTATCTGCAGCAGATGCTCGAGATGCGCTGGCGGATCTGGCTCACCAAGCAATACCTTTCCGAGTGGCTGGGGCACCGCGTCTATTACCGGCTCGAGCTCGACCACCTCGGCACCGACAACCCCGACCAGCGGATCGCCGAAGACCTGCGGGCCTTCACCGGCGGCACGCTGCTCCTCACGCTGGGCCTGCTGCGCGAGACGGTGACGGTCGTCTCGTTCGTCGCGATCCTGTGGACGATCTCGGGACCGCTGTCGTTCATGCTCGGCGGCACCGAGATCACCATTCCGGGATACATGGTCTGGGCGGCGCTGCTCTACGCGATCGCGGGCAGCGTCGCGACCTACTACGTCGGACGGCCGCTCATCCCGCTCAACTTCCAGCAGGAGCGCTTCGAAGCCGATTTCCGCTTCAACCTGGTGCGCATGCGCGAGTACGCCGAAGGGGTCGCGCTGTATCGCGGCGAGGAGACCGAGCATCGCGGACACCTGGGCCGGCTCGAGCGCATCCGCCAGAACTGGTGGGCGCTCATGTACTACACCAAGCGCCTCGGCGCGCTGACGATCGGCTACGCGCAAGCCGCGGTCGTCTTTCCGTATTTCGTCGCCGGCGGGCGCTTCTTCTCGGGCGCGATCACGCTCGGCGGCCTCATGCAGATCGCCAATTCGTTCGGCCAGGTCCAGAGCTCGCTGTCGTGGTTCGTCGACAGCTACACCACGCTCGCCGGCTGGAAGGCGAGCGTCGATCGTCTGCTCACCTTCCATCATGCGGTGGAGATCGCGCGCTCGGAGGCGATGACGCACGCGAGCGAGCGCACGAACGTGCCCGCGGGCTCGGCGCTCGAAGCGGACATCGAGTCGCTCGCGCTGCCGGCGAAGGACGGCGTGCCCGGCCGCGTGATCCTCTCCGGCGAGTGGCTGGCGCTCAAGCCGGGCGAGAAGGTGGTTCTCACCGGTCCGTCGGGCAGCGGCAAGAGCACGCTCTTCCGCATGCTCGCGGGCATCTGGCCGTTCGGCACTTCGCGCGTCAAGGTGCCCGAAGGCGCGAAGCTGCTGTTCCTGCCGCAGAAGCCCTACATACCGATCGGCTCGCTGCGCGCCGCGGTGACCTATCCCGCCGCGTCGGGCGTGTTCTCCGACGAAGACGTGCGCGACGCGCTGAATGCGGTTGCGCTGGGTGCGCTCGCCGACAAGCTCGACGAGGAGCGCAACTGGAGCCTCACGCTCTCCGGCGGCGAGCAGCAGCGCCTCGCGATCGCCCGCGCGCTGCTGCAACAGCCCGACTGGCTGTTCCTGGATGAAGCGACGTCGGCGCTCGACGACGCGAGCGAGCGCGCGATCTACGAGCTGGTGCGCGAGCGTTTGCCGCGCGCGGCGATCGTCAGCATCGCGCATCGCCCGACCGTCGCGGAATACCACGACCGCAAGCTCGCGCTGGTGCCCTACGGCGAGCGCATGGCGCTGAGCGGGGTCTGA
- a CDS encoding VOC family protein has product MLPTPTFHHLHLNSVDPDAAVDFYTARFDSTSRTTWNGEPALDCGRGVLVVFGKVASPPPTDPQRTAIWHFGWHVPDSRASLARYRKSLDVKLLPLYTGDGDGYVEISSDTWPGKDGVLGLTQAQIAAAKSEGVEPTRRGGFSYVEGPDGALFEYSGNHATEYFNHVHLWQDDPFCALLWYQRHLNAPVMPGRESATPVTEESCKVPRGEDRTFPSLTREGMYRSPRAAVTFSDVALMWYPKQDERTLEGTRGNIVDHIGLGVTDLDAWVQKLRGAGVTILQEPYRVGDTRAFMIEGPGREAIELIEV; this is encoded by the coding sequence ATGCTCCCGACACCGACGTTCCATCATCTGCACCTGAACTCGGTCGATCCCGACGCGGCGGTCGACTTCTACACCGCGCGCTTCGACAGCACGTCGCGCACGACGTGGAACGGCGAGCCCGCGCTCGACTGCGGCCGCGGCGTGCTCGTCGTCTTCGGCAAGGTGGCGAGCCCGCCGCCGACCGACCCGCAGCGCACCGCGATCTGGCACTTCGGCTGGCACGTACCCGATTCGCGCGCCAGCCTCGCGCGCTATCGCAAGAGCCTCGACGTGAAGCTGCTGCCGCTCTACACCGGTGACGGCGACGGCTACGTCGAGATCAGCAGCGACACCTGGCCGGGCAAGGACGGGGTGCTCGGGCTCACGCAGGCGCAAATTGCCGCCGCTAAATCCGAAGGCGTGGAGCCGACCCGGCGCGGCGGGTTCTCCTACGTCGAAGGGCCCGACGGCGCGCTCTTCGAATACTCCGGCAACCATGCGACCGAGTACTTCAACCACGTGCACCTGTGGCAGGACGATCCGTTCTGCGCCCTGCTCTGGTACCAGCGCCACCTCAACGCGCCGGTGATGCCGGGACGCGAGAGCGCGACGCCGGTGACCGAAGAGAGCTGCAAGGTGCCGCGCGGCGAGGACCGCACCTTTCCCTCGCTGACGCGCGAAGGCATGTATCGCTCGCCGCGCGCCGCGGTGACGTTCAGCGACGTCGCGCTGATGTGGTATCCCAAGCAGGACGAACGCACGCTCGAAGGCACGCGCGGCAACATCGTCGATCACATCGGCCTGGGCGTCACCGATCTCGATGCGTGGGTGCAGAAGCTGCGCGGCGCAGGCGTGACGATCCTCCAGGAGCCATACCGGGTCGGCGATACGCGCGCGTTCATGATCGAAGGGCCGGGTCGGGAGGCCATCGAGCTGATTGAGGTTTAA